A section of the Bradysia coprophila strain Holo2 chromosome X unlocalized genomic scaffold, BU_Bcop_v1 contig_117, whole genome shotgun sequence genome encodes:
- the LOC119067107 gene encoding sialin-like yields the protein MDTKHEDLTEYKIVPETRPIWKKRRYQNVVLAFWAFIMVHSLRTNLSVAIVSMSKEFGWDTQRQGVVLSSFFYGYISTQLFGGWMARKIGGHILLGVGVGSTAVLTLFSPLAARHSSGAFIALRTIMGVVEGVAFPSIYEVWSKWAPPLERSRMAGTSYAGTYVGSVIALSTCGVIAERMTWDWIFYIYGIVGIVWWIMWASFVRGRPETDPWICDEEKNYILACLQRAENKKASSVPWLAIATSVPFYAIIISHFAENWGLYTMLTQLPTYMNHSLNFDLSASGFLSSVPYLSLGIVLFFVSYLADWVQKRGFLTTGQTRKYFNCSAFLAQVLFMMLTAYQSDTTLIIVFLTFGAAIGSFAICGYGVNHLDIAPNYASILMGISNTIGSIPGIVSPILTGSIVTEQSNSEQWKWIFIIAAIIYGTGAVTFWFMSSGQVQHWAVDKPDVETPFQNKSIDSLHTDVTTDEKHHEIAAKESR from the exons ATGGATACCAAGCACGAAGATCTGACTGAATACAAAATCGTTCCCGAAACGAGACCCATCTGGAAGAAAAGACGCTATCAGAATGTTGTGCTTGCATTTTGGGCTTTCATTATGGTTCACTCCCTAAGAACAAATCTATCAGTTGCAATTGTTTCAATGTCCAAAGAG ttTGGTTGGGATACACAACGGCAAGGTGTTGTTCTATCAAGTTTCTTTTATGGATACATATCAACTCAACTGTTCGGTGGTTGGATGGCGCGAAAAATTGGAGGCCATATA tTACTTGGCGTTGGTGTTGGATCTACGGCCGTTTTAacattattttctccactGGCTGCAAGACACAGCTCAGGTGCGTTCATAGCATTAAGAACGATCATGGGAGTCGTTGAAGGAGTTGCTTTCCCATCAATTTATGAAGTATGGTCGAAGTGGGCTCCACCATTAGAAAG gtCAAGAATGGCGGGAACATCATATGCTGGAACTTATGTGGGCAGTGTGATTGCCCTGTCTACTTGCGGTGTAATTGCTGAACGGATGACCTGGGACTGGATTTTCTACATTTATGGAATTGTTGGTATTGTATGGTGGATAATGTGGGCATCGTTTGTTCGTGGCag ACCGGAAACGGATCCGTGGATTTGTGATGAGGAAAAGAACTACATTCTGGCTTGTCTGCAGCGGGCCGAAAACAAGAAAGCGTCCAGTGTTCCATGGCTTGCAATTGCTACGTCAGTGCCATTCTATGCGATCATAATCAGTCATTTCGCGGAAAATTGGGGACTGTACACAATGTTGACACAATTACCCACATACATGAACC ATTCACTTAACTTCGATCTGTCTGCAAGTGGTTTCTTGTCGTCAGTGCCTTACCTATCACTGGGTATTGTACTGTTCTTTGTCAGTTACTTAGCCGATTGGGTGCAGAAACGTGGCTTCCTGACAACCGGTCAAACCAGGAAATATTTCAATTGTTCGGCATTCTTGGCACAAGTTCTATTTATGATGCTCACTGCATACCAGAGCGACACAACTCTTATCATTGTTTTCCTCACTTTCGGCGCTGCAATTGGATCATTTGCTATATGTGGTTATG GCGTTAATCACTTGGACATTGCACCAAATTACGCCTCCATTCTAATGGGAATTTCCAACACAATCGGATCCATTCCTGGTATCGTCAGTCCAATTCTTACCGGATCAATTGTGACAGAACAATCG AACTCCGAACAATGGAAGTGGATATTCATCATAGCGGCTATAATCTATGGCACCGGAGCGGTTACGTTTTGGTTTATGTCATCCGGCCAGGTACAGCACTGGGCTGTAGACAAACCGGACGTAGAAACTCCgtttcaaaataaatcaattgattCTCTTCACACCGATGTGACGACCGATGAGAAACATCATGAAATTGCTGCGAAAGAGAGCCGATAG